From the genome of Perca flavescens isolate YP-PL-M2 chromosome 12, PFLA_1.0, whole genome shotgun sequence, one region includes:
- the pigk gene encoding GPI-anchor transamidase — translation MKILTFFSLFSTFLSTNSINVEENAGQFFSSGHTNNWAVLVCTSRFWFNYRHVANTLSVYRSVKRLGIPDSHIVLMLADDMACNHRNPKPATVFSHKNMELNVYGDDVEVDYRGYEVTVENFLRVLTGRLPPSTPRSKRLLSDDRSNILIYLTGHGGNGFLKFQDSEEISNVELADAFEQMWQKRRYNELLFIIDTCQGASMYERFYSPNLMALASSQVGEDSLSHQPDLAIGVHLMDRYTFYLLEFLEDIHPASKANMNDLFKVCPKSQCVSTPGHRTDLFLRDPGSALITDFFGSVRKVEITMETINLTDPIKEAEQNPMSEKLQKVTYSYVDQLPVSEIIHQKPKQKDWHPPDGFILGLWTLILLVFFKTYGIKHLKHIF, via the exons ATGAAAATACTCACTTTTTTCAGCTTATTTTCCACATTCTTATCAACGAACAGCATTAACGTTGAG GAGAACGCAGGGCAGTTCTTCAGCAGTGGTCATACTAACAACTGGGCTGTTCTG GTGTGTACATCGAGATTCTGGTTCAACTACCGTCATGTGGCCAATACTCTGTCCGTCTACAGAAGTGTTAAGAGGCTGGGCATTCCTGACAG ccACATAGTTCTCATGCTGGCTGATGACATGGCTTGTAACCACAGAAACCCCAAACCTGCCACAGTGTTCAGCCACAAGAACATGGAGCTGAATGTGTACGGTGATGACGTGGAGGTGGACTACCGAGGATATGAA GTGACGGTGGAGAACTTCCTGCGTGTTTTGACTGGCAGACTGCCACCCAGCACTCCACGCTCAAAACGCCTCCTCTCTGATGACCGGAGCAACATCCTCATATATCTAACAG GCCATGGCGGAAATGGCTTTCTGAAGTTCCAGGACTCTGAGGAGATAAGTAATGTGGAACTGGCCGATGCTTTTGAGCAGATGTGGCAGAAAAGAAG gtATAATGAGCTGCTCTTCATCATTGACACCTGTCAGGGCGCTTCCATGTATGAGAGGTTCTACTCTCCAAACCTCATGGCTTTGGCCAGCAGTCAAGTTGGAGAGGACTCCCTGTCG CACCAGCCAGATTTGGCTATAGGAGTCCATTTGATGGACCGTTACACCTTCTACCTGCTGGAGTTCCTGGAAGACATCCACCCTGCAAGCAAAGCCAACATGAATGACCTG TTCAAAGTATGTCCCAAGAGTCAGTGTGTGTCCACACCAGGCCACCGTACTGACCTTTTCCTGAGGGACCCAGGAAGTGCCCTCATCACAGATTTCTTTGGTAGTGTGCGCAAAGTCGAGATCACCATGGAAACCATCAACTTGACCGACCCCATCAAGGAGGCTGAGCAGAA TCCCATGAGTGAAAAGCTGCAAAAAGTGACATACTCGTATGTGGACCAGCTGCCAGTGTCTGAGATTATCCATCAG